GTGACCACTGCCCACCACGACCACCCGACGCCCACCCACGGCCGCTGCCTCGGCCGGGGTCGGGGGACGGTAGCCCAGGACGCCGGCCTGGACGGCGGCCCGCTCACCCAGGGCCGGGAGCCCGTCCGCGCCGGCCGGGTTCGGCAGGCCCCAGGTGCCGGAGGCGTCGATCACCGCACGCGCCTCCAGCCGGGACTCCCCACCAGCGGCGTCGACCAGGTGCACCACGAACGGCTGCTCGGCTCGTCCCGCGGACACCAGGCGGTCACGACCCCGACGCGACACCCCTGCCACCCTGGTCGAGTACCGCACCCGAGAGTCGAGGGCGTCCGCCAGCGGGGCCAGGTAGCCCTCGGCCCACTCGTCACCGGTCGGGTACCCCTCGGTGGGAGCCTGCCAGCCCGTGCCGGCCAGGAGCCGGCCCGAGGCGGGGTCGACCAGCTCGGTCCACGGCGAGAAGAGCCGGACGTGGCCCCACGACCGCACCGCGGCGGCAGGCACCTCGCCGGCCTCGAGCACCAGCGGCTCCAGCCCTCGCTCGAGCAGGTGCGCCGCCGCGGCCAACCCCTGCGGGCCGGCGCCGACGACGACCACAGGAAGTTCGTCCTGCACCATCACAGCCTCCTATCGAAGAATCTCGATGCGAGCCTAGCGGCCCATCGACATCTGTCAATGGGTGCTGCACACTGGAGGAGTGACCAGCACAGCGATCCCCAGCTCGGTGAGCCCCAGCGATCTCGCCGGCTGCTGCTCGCCGCTGAACGGTGGGGTCCTCGACGACGAGGCGGCCGTCCGGCTGGCCGGCATGTTCAAGGCCCTGGCAGACCCGGCACGGGTGAAGCTGGTGTCGCTCATCTCCGCCGCCACCGACGGCGAGGCCTGCGTCTGCGACCTGACCGCACCCCTCGGGCTGTCCCAGCCCACCGTGTCCCACCACCTCAAGCTCCTCGCCGACGCCGGCATCCTGACCCGGGAGCAGCGGGGCAGGTGGGCCTACTACCGCGTCGTCCCCGAGACCCTGGCCGCCACCCGACGAGCCCTCGAGCCCCTGCTGGCCGGCTGACAGCCCGACGAGCCGTCTCCGCGCGGCAGCAGCGCCTCACGGTCCGTCCGGAGCACCTCTGTCGTTCACCGGCGTGCCACCCAGGTGAACCACCATCGGCAGCGTCACAGCACGCCCCCACGGTGCTGCACGCCGTGGTGGTCCCACTCCTGAACGGAAGGGCGCTCTCATGCACCTGGTCGCCATCGGCGGTAGCGACGCCGGCATCTCCGCCGCCCTCCGGGCCCGCGAGCTGGACCCCGGCGTCGAGGTGAGCGTCGTCGTCGCCGACCGCTACCCCAACTACTCCATCTGCGGCATCCCCTACTACTTCTCAGGTGACGTGGCGCCGTGGCAGTCCCTGGCGCACCGCACCGCCGCCGACCTGGAAGCCACCGGCAGGAACCTCCGGCTCGACACCCTGGCCACCAGCATCGACGTCGACCGGCGCCGCCTGCAGGTCCGCACCCCCGAAGGCCGCACCGACCAGATCGCCTACGACGAGCTCGTCGTCGGCACCGGCGCCCTGCCCGCCTACGCCGGCATCACCGGGCTGGACCGCCTCGGACCCGAGGACGGGGTGCACGTCCTGCACTCCATGGGCGACACCTTCGCCCTGGACCGACACCTCGACGAGCGCGACCCCAGGACCGCGATCATCATCGGCGCCGGCTACGTCGGCCTGGAGATGGCCGAGGGCCTCACCGGCCGCGGCCTCCAGGTCACCCAGCTGCAACGCGGCCCCGAGGTCCTCTCCACCCTCGACCCCGAGCTCGCCGCACCCATCCGCGCCGAGCTCGTCGAGCACGGCGTCACCATCCACACCAGGACCACCGTCCAGGCCGTCACCAGGACCGACCACGGACTCGAGGTGGTCGGGCACCGCGACGGTGAGCCGTTCACCCAGACCACCGACCTGGTCCTCGCTGTGGTCGGGGTGCGCCCCAACACCGAGCTGCTGCAGGCCGCCGGTGCCACCCTCGGCGCAGGGGGTGCCGTGGTCGTCGACGACACCATGCGCACCGGTCTCCCGCACGTCTACGCCGCTGGCGACGGTGTCGTCACCCACCA
The sequence above is a segment of the Auraticoccus monumenti genome. Coding sequences within it:
- a CDS encoding ArsR/SmtB family transcription factor, which translates into the protein MTSTAIPSSVSPSDLAGCCSPLNGGVLDDEAAVRLAGMFKALADPARVKLVSLISAATDGEACVCDLTAPLGLSQPTVSHHLKLLADAGILTREQRGRWAYYRVVPETLAATRRALEPLLAG
- a CDS encoding FAD-dependent oxidoreductase, whose protein sequence is MHLVAIGGSDAGISAALRARELDPGVEVSVVVADRYPNYSICGIPYYFSGDVAPWQSLAHRTAADLEATGRNLRLDTLATSIDVDRRRLQVRTPEGRTDQIAYDELVVGTGALPAYAGITGLDRLGPEDGVHVLHSMGDTFALDRHLDERDPRTAIIIGAGYVGLEMAEGLTGRGLQVTQLQRGPEVLSTLDPELAAPIRAELVEHGVTIHTRTTVQAVTRTDHGLEVVGHRDGEPFTQTTDLVLAVVGVRPNTELLQAAGATLGAGGAVVVDDTMRTGLPHVYAAGDGVVTHHRLLGVTYLPLGTTAHKQGRVAGENATGGSARFAGSVGTQVVKVFDLVAARTGLREHEARAAGWAPVSSTGVADDHKRYYPGAQPITIRITGDERDGRLLGAQLVGRLGTETAKRVDTYATALFAGLTVEQVSELDLSYTPPLGSPWDAVQIATQHWSRQATHVPA